In Dermacentor silvarum isolate Dsil-2018 chromosome 10, BIME_Dsil_1.4, whole genome shotgun sequence, the genomic stretch AAAAGAGCAAACAAGTCATTccatgtttgtttttgtttatttttgtgcaAGAATCCCAGCACCAGTATGTCAGAGGATGTCACAAATTTTTAATCATGTTTTTCATATTTGGGTCTTGTTGGGCTCAGTAAATGTTTGCAAAACTTACCAAGTTAAATCTTTATCTTTTTTAGAATGCAATGCAGTCCATCTTTACTCATAAGAATATTAACTAGGACCTATAGTAGACATCGTCAGAACTTATGACGTCAGAGTGAGCTGGCGCAGGAACTTCCAAACAACGGCGCCCTTTGTCTTATTTTCGCGACTTTCCTGGCCTACGAAATCTCTTCTCACAGCAAGGGTGGCTTTCTTGGTATTGTAGCAGGGAAGTTCACTAATACAGGTGAAGTGATTTTTCTCTGTAGCGCCCCTTAAGATACCAGACATAATAACACCAATCAGCAAGCATTTCTTTCAGGTGTATACACAAAGAATAAAAGAATGTGCATATGTGCAATAAATGTATGACAATAAAAGGTGAATCTCCTTTTCACTTTGTACATTGGAGTTGAACAAATGAGATTGTGGGTTTATTGCCCTGAAGATGCACAGTGGGTTATGCACGACACTGTAGTGCAAGGCTCCAGATTAACCCTTCGAGTGCCGAGTTTCCTCGGAGGTGACGCACCTCTAGTGGTTTTTTTTCTCAGATATTATAAAACGAACACAACAGTTTATTTTCGGTTAAGTAAAAGAGAAAAAATTGACACAGATATCAGCAAATCCACTCTCAGCATGGTCCTCACATTCCTATCTTCATTCTCACACGCACATTCCACAATAGTGACGCAGTgtcagggcaaaaaaaaaagcttctacaAACGTATGACAGATGTGTGACAAGTGCACAAAATAGGTGGTCTTATGCTGCGGCACAAATATTTGAATGGAGAATCGCTGCGGTAGCAGTGGACAAAAGGCAGATGGACGCTCCTCGCGGTAGGGCGGCTGGATGTTCTCCTCGCCTGCCGCTCCGAAAAGGGTGGGAACATTCTTTAAAGGAGTTGGCCCCACCACGACCAGTTTTCGTAGTCGCTGTCCGACATTGCCTAGCCCCCTTTCCACGGAACCAGCATGTGTTAACTTCGCGTGGTCACCTGGCCTAGTTTTAGGCACAGAATGCCGGGGTGTTAAGTGCCGTTGTGCACGAATCACTCCAGAAATGGTTGGAGAATGTTTCACTTTACAGCAGAGCCGAAAAGAAGACTTCAGTGAATTGCGAATGTCAAGCATGTCAAGTGTCGAAAGTCTAGCATCGAGAAAGCGGTTCACTCGTGCAAATAGTGCAAGACAGCAGCCTTGGAGTGCAACAGCAGTGAGCATGCTTATGTAACAGCGCTGAAGCAATATGTTTGTGATGATAACAACCTTCACACTTGGACGGATAGCGTGCTCACCATGAAATTGCCCATGCATGTCATAACTGCATATCTGGGTAGGATGTTGCAGTCTAATCTAGAAACATGTGAGCAGCACAAGGAAGCCGTGAAGATGCTCGTCTCAAGCTATGCGAGACTGTGGCAACACCTTCGTCAAGTTGGAGCAAGAGTGGTTAAAGAAATGGAAGCAAGACATGGGCAGGAGTAAGCCTGCTGTGAGCTCTGAAACTGCCCTGTACATAGCCACGGCACATGCCCTTTTATTTTAGTTTAGGAGTAGTGTTATAATGCTGGCTCCTTTCACCAATAAAATTCTCGCCATGCTATACACTTTCTGTTATTTCCTTTCTTCAAAAGCTTGCTCTATGTGTTCAATACAATCTGTTCTTTTAAACTACGGGTGAATTCGAAGATGGCGTGAAAATAGCTACTCAAGTATGTTCCCCAACACTGAGGaagcgggcgaggaggacatcgaggcattCCGTCCGCAACACAACCACACCCACAAAGGGGTGTATTCCACAGCGCGCTAACAAAAGCCTAGACTGAGCAAACCCAGAGAGACGTCAAAACACTTCTAGAAATATTCGACAGATGGCAGAACTACCTCGGAGCTTGGTAACTCCGTGTTACTGCGCACATCCGACTGGAGAGAGTTGAGAATGTAGAGGTATGTCAGTGCCATGGCAGGATAGAAACGCGGAAATGTACCATTACTGcagtgacactgaaagggttCATTTGTACCGCCAGGGGTTCTTTACCGCCCACCGAATGAACAgtcagtgttgccattttaggTATCTTGTTACTGGATTTAGCAACTTTTTGGTCTGTTTAGTGAGAAATTTTTCTGTTTCATGACCAGCGACTTTTTAGTTTCATGACAAGTTGGGACATTTTAGGGACTTCAAAGTTGGAAAAGTTGCTTCAGAAATGGCTTTCAGGACGCACTTCATAATTCAAAAACTACAAGCAAGTGCCTCAGCGTGTGACCTCTATGACCGTGATGAAGCAATGGTTCTCTTCACATCAGTGATGTTCACACGTGTTTGTGCTTCACAGCACGGTGGTCCTGACAGGCCTCACATTATGCTCACAAAGTGAATttgttctttccttcttttttctattttttttttttttgcgtctacAGAACAACTTCAATGAATCTTAGCACTGCACAGTTCCTAGAGTCTCACTAAATACTTTCAATTCGTGAACATTTGCAACAGTAGCAGTAAAAAATTTACCAAAACTAATTGAAAATGTTGTATGGCGAGATTTAGAATGCCGCAGGTACATAATCAGACAGGTGGGCTGTAGAAAGGTATACGTGTCCGAGCGGCTGGAGACTTGTCTGTGTGAATATGAATGCACTGCTCCTGTTACAGCTTAATCTGCACTGGAAATGGGCACCGACATTTTACCTATGGCACTCTTGTGCTTTCTTCACTGCACTGATGtcacttaattttggtgaacagTGCTAAGCTATGCCTGGTTCTGTGTAGCTTGGCTTCTCGCAATGTTATTTCTCATGTGGCAGCCAAAAACTCCGAACACTGGAGTGATCATGACGTGCGCATGAACTTTGGATCAACAAGAATGCAAAAGCCTGGTACACCAAAGTTTGCCCAGGTGCCTAGAATTGGAGGACGCACTTGCACAATGGACCTGAAGTAATGTTCATGCAAACTATGTATGCAATTAAGATTACCAGCAGTGCACTTCATTCAATGCATGACAACTGAACAAAGTGATTCATAGCTTACGACTGCACAAGTATTCCTGAAATACAGTTTATTTTCTTGGTTAGGAAGGAGCCCACATTCTTTATAATTTGCAAGCTCTGTGTTTTCATGACACATAATGATGCCCCCAGGCTTAGTTGAATGTGTTAATACTGTTCCTACTTGTTGAATGCAAAAGCAACTGATACGATTTGTTGAAAAAAGTTGTGAACATCACTGCCTGTAAAAAACTTACTGACGAAAAATTATCGCCTGCTTCTTGTTTTAAAGCATcggcggtaaaaaaaaaaatacgaaaagtAGAAAACAGTTACCAAGACTAGACGGCTGTCAGCAGCCTGCAAAACAACACGTTTGCGATAATACCGCTACCCTGTTCTAAGATGCGCTCGCGGTACGTCATCCGAATAACACACATTAACGACAGCGAAGGTGGTGAACCGGCTGCGGCCAGGGCGGCAAACAATATGCTAACACAAAAACTTCGAAGCATGTCGCGCCTTAGACGAAGTGAAGGAGGCCTTGACAATGGTTGAAGAGCACTTGGAAGGTACCCGGACAAAATGTTCACGCTCAGCCGAGAGTTGATGTTTGCAATACAGCTACTAGCACACTAGACAAAAGACCTCTTTAGCGCCGTTTTTTCCTGCAATTCAACACCACCTCGCTCGAGAAAATGCTTCGGGTAAAAGCACGAAAATTCGCCGTCAGTGACATTTCGCACGAAGTTAGTCACCACTGATAACAGATCGGGACTACATAGGCGGATGTCATAGCAAGTTGAATCCGAAACAATAGTGTAACGCAGCTGCACCGGCCACAACAAAAAATCGCACCGCGCATACAACGTGGGCAAAGTAACAACAACGCCGGCTATGCACACGCTTCGCGACAGGAATCGTCCAGAACGCAGCGACACCGGTGTTTCCATCGAGATACGAGCTGGTCGGGTTGTAGATAAACAAACCAGGCAAACCCCTCTTGCGCCACATTGAGTAACGCCACAAGGCGTGATGGTAGTACTTCCGCCAGCCACTACTCACCAGACAGAACAGGGCAGCGAAAATCGCCTCGGCCACCTGTCAACCGACGTTGTGAGACCGTGCCGTCATATGGACAGCGCGCAGATACGCTCACAGCGCTAGCGCCCGCAAAGGTAAATATAATGAGGAACACACTGCGCTTATAACACGTTTGACACACCACTCGAGCGAGCGAACTACTCACGTGAAGATGTACAACAAAAACGACAACAATCACAATCGGTAAAAAtgtgaagtattttttttttaatacccaATGTAGCCAGACTTTTTACTGTACTGAGTCAAATTTAGACATTTTTGTTACGCACACTGCGTCACGTAGAAATTCCGGAAATTCTTTAGTCTTTATTGGGTTGCAAATTATTTCATATATAGCTTTCTTGTGAATGTAAACTTTATTTCCGCTGTACAGTATtcctgaagctttttttttttttttgaacacttTGTGTAGCGAATGCATTAATTTCGATCCGCAAAACTGTAGTTAGCGCAGAGTTTTCACGAAGACAAATGGAGATTATTCACTCTTAAAAACGTTTGCAcgctttggggcttatcttgtcccccaaggaggttttaaaaccCCTTTCTTgtcgataatcgtcatctgccttgcccGCCTTCCTTTAGAGGGACTGACAACTGGCCAAAATGTGTTGTGAGACGTCGACAGAAATGAAATAACCAGGACAAAATCCAGCACACTGTTCGCGATTTAAGTAGGAATTCTCATTTTAAATTGGCAACGAAATActtgatggatggatggttggatggatgaggctgaatcTTAAAATCGCGCGGTGGCATACGTCACCTAGCCATGAAAGGagtacagacaaaaaaaaaaaaaaattccatgtgGTCTTTTCTGCTTTAATAGGTAGttaatgacccagtaatcacggTACCAAACCTCATTTACCAGAGCGCGACAGGTAACTACTTGGAGTCTTTTTTGTAGCGACTAGTCGGAGcttcggtttcagagagcaacgagacgggagaagagggattgtaaacaaAGTGGGCACGTGATCGCAAAAAGCCATGACAAACGCACGACCTGACAAACGTCATGGCTTTTTGCGCTCTgacgcgcagccggcgggcgcgCCGGCGCGCCAGCTTCGTTttgctagttcgtctgctacgcctgcacaTGATTTGCCATGTcctcgccatcgtcgtcgtcctcgttttcgtcgtccagcggcGAAGATTTCCTGCATGTGGGAGTCGCCGCCCTATTAGACGCGGCCAATCACTTTCAATTTGACCCACTAGAGAGCAGCGCCTCGGATATTGCGGCCGGCGACGGCGAGGACGAACCTCAACAAAACCCTCGCATCGGCCACGTTCAATGGTAAGACACAACAAATTGGCGTTGAACGTTGTGGCCTGCACGGTATTTAACAGTAGCGTATATATATTCTTAACTCTTCGCATGTCATAATTAATCTCAATTTTCATAACGTCTTAAGAGCAATAAATGCTACGGCATATATATGCAATGTATCCGTTGTTTGCATGCTTCGATGTACCTATTTAATCTGGTTTTCGAATGAGCGACGGCTAATTGCCTTATTTGCTTTATATGCCGGTCTAACAGCagacagtttatttatttatttacttatttatttatgttacccTCAGGGTACAATTTGTAATTACTAACTACGCTGCTCAGCAACATCGGCGAATTGCAGTGTGCAGAGCCATTAGAGCGCACGTTTCATGTTGCATCGCGATTATCGCAGCTGCCAATGAGGACACTGCAGGGCAATGAAGACGCAGCTCGAGTCGGTGGGCTGCACAGAGCTTGACCGTGTGCACGGTCTTCCCTCATGGAAGACCGTCCGGAAGACCGCCCTCATGGAAGGCCCCGGAAATCCACAGGTATTTATTTACACCTTTTCACCGCGGCCTCGACTCAAACCACGACGTTCGCAATATTAGATTTTCGGTCGGGAATTATTTGTGATCTCAAGTCGCAACATGACGTAATACGTCCGTCCAACCTTCCGTGTAAGTGTTGGAGCCCATCAATCGTAGCACGCGCGTAACTTCTAAGAGGCGTGCAGTCGACTGCCCAAATTTGCGGTACACGGTAACTCGGACAACGTtgaattacccccccccccccccccccccgattccTTCAGGGGTCACGAAAATATTCTACCTTTCCTTGGATGCCGCGCGGACCCTATACTTTTGACGCTGGCTGCACGCTACAGGAGGCATCACCCGCCGCTAATTCGCGTTATCTTTAAAATTCTAACCTTGTTCATTTATTTTCAGGTGGTACAGATACACCGCATACCGTCAATTTGCACGGCGGGTGTGGCATCGGCTGGGACAGGGCAACAGGAAGGTGCTGCCCAGCTGTTTCGTTGCTGTGAGGGACGCCTTCCCATCTGAGGTGTATGCAGGATTTAAATATCCGGATTATTtaaaaaatgtaaacaaaatGTGCCTGTGTGTGCTGCTGCAATGCTTTGTAACAAGAAGAGGGTTCAGGACATGAAATTTGCATTGCATGTGAAGTTACAAATTGCCTTCTGAACAAATTGGAGAATACATAATGTTTTTATTCACAAAATATATGGCATTATTGTTATGAGGGCCACGACCAAGGTCTGCATCACTTGTTGTGGCCTACACATCCACAGTTGACATGACAGCAAAGACTGGTAGACTGTTTCGAGTTCAGTGAATACAAGGGCTATACGTAATCTTATCTACTCATTGCCATTCTGACTTCTGCTTATCACATCATCTCCATTCATTGTTACCAGACAATTCATGCAATACATTTCGGTCAATGAAAACTAGAAACCCTCAGAGACATGGCATGCATTTAGAAATTATTCGCTTTCTTTACATGCATATACCAAATGGCTACTTCCAAGTGCAACATTATAGAGAGTGGAGAGCATTATGTATTTGTGTAATGTACAATTGCACCAAGGAGTAGCTGCACAAAACATTTTTAGAGGGCTTAGTGGTTGTGTGTACTTGACTACATAGGCAGCTCTCAAAAATAGGAAACTGGCTTGTGCAAAGTCGGGCTTCTTGGCCTATTTGGTACAGGTTTATCTTGCAACAAATGGCACAAGAGAAGACGACGCATATTAGACTAGACAATTGCCCATTTCTAGTCATGTGCCATCATCCTTTCTGCCAATTCAGCCACGGCTTATGCCAAGTCGTGCTATATTAGACAATATTTCATTAACTATGGCAGAactggccactttttttttttttttttttgtcagaatgATGCAGGAACGAAGTGGGTGAGGTTAGAAGGTGGTTCAAAAAGATAAAACACGAGAGATAACAAAGTAGCAGCCCCTCACTTCCTGATGTTGCACAGACCATGCTAAAGTGGCAGTTGCTGTCAGAAGGGGCTTAGAGGCACCAATTTTAAATAGAAAgtgtttaagtttttttttttttttttttttcgtgaccgTATAGAGCTCTCTACTCACGGTTACAATGATAAACTGAGAACACTGTAGTCAGACGAATATGTCATAGCCCATTCACAGCAATAACTAGCGTAAATCCAACGTTACAATGTTGCAGTACATCTAAAAGCAGAAGTAGCAGCAGAAATGTTCATTAGTACAAGAAACGTAACAAGCTCCGAAAGAAAACCAAGATAAATATTGTGACAATGCGTCACATTTATTTACAGGATGGGAGATGATAGCTCCAGGTAGGCCATCTACGGAGACAATCGCAGTACAGTGCAACTTCATATTCATTTGCATTAGCACGTTTTATTTCCCCATTCGCAGAAGATGCCCAGTGGGCAAGTCAATCAGAGGATCAATGGTGGTAAAGCTTGAGGCGTGCAGCTAAGTCAATCGTGACTTACTAAAGCGGCGACGGGTACTTATGAGACGAGAGATTACGTACGTAGCGTCACTGACGCGTTCAAGAATGACGAACGGGCCAGAATAGCGGGCCAAGAACTTCTGACACAAACCACAGCGTCTACAGTCACACAAGGTCACCTTTAGCGCAAGAAACGTGTTGATGGCAGGTGTGGTAGCGCGTCTTTGAATGCTGCTGGGATGCCAGAGTGTGCAGCCGGGCGATACAACAGGCCTGTTCTGCATGGGAGAGGAGATCATAGCTAAAGGTAGGCCACCTGTGGAGAGGCTCGCAATGCAGTCCAACTTTGTTGTCTTCTACCTTCTGTTAGCATATTTTATTATTGCACATCATCTAAGTTACAGTATAGATTTCAATGCAGTTTCAAATGGATTTGCACCTTCAGCCAAAATAATGTCCCTCGGTAGTGGATTACATTCACTGATTGTGCATGGAAAGAACTGAGCATGTCTTATGGAAGCATGTCGCGTGCGTGCTGTTGCTCTACGAGACGGACAGGAACAGCAGTATGTATGGACGCATGAATGCTAATTTTCACCAACGTGTTAAAGAACAAAAATATGTGCCCTGAAAATTCTCATTTTTAACACAGGGGCAGAGTTTTGATGCACTATGTCCAACAGACAATTGGTCCATTTCTATTCAGTAATGCTCttacaggctgctgctgatgGTTGCTGATTAGCTCTTGACGAATGAGTCGTACTGAAAGTATGagttaagtttgttctttgtccttgaagtcgacgaaagtctcttcaaggtgaTTATCGGCattgatgaagcaggaggcaggttggaggtaacaaaacttgaggatatattgcaacgaaaatatttacacagaCAAATGCAGAGTTAGCAAGACAACACTGATtcaaaacacacaagtaaacagcgccttactcttctacttttcttaagttagagcctaggacaactgtcactacatacgaccaaccgagtctcactgttctaccactaagtggttacggcccagactagcattctatcgtacggagtcttactgatctatcaggtttagtgattacagcctagactgaggaacaagcacctcgtctcgattgttatagatgaaagagaaagaaaaagggcggtaggaccgttagcccatcccacggaagcaattgccaatgagagctgaaagtttcttaagccacaacccaaagggatgggcttacaattaaaagtaaatgtattggaaaacaaccctgctttccttctttccgcaactccgtttccctctgctatttccacgtggtcagtgacggcctgagcaaacacgccaggcacgcacaatttattgctaggccatctcaaacctcggtggcgtttctggccagcagggggctcgggggctggtgtcacaacactgcGTACCGCAGTCCCCCCTGAAGGTTTTTCCGCGCGGAAAAATAGTGACCGTTGGTGGCATTCGGACCCGGTGTTTTCTAGACGAGGTTCTTCGAACGCGATCCTCGCATGCGCACTGCGCCTCTATGGCGCGCACTGCAAGCTGAcactcgacaccacgcgggcttttctcagtgctcaaaacaagatacacgtggttgccgcccggacgcgtagAGGAGTGGACCCCCGCTCCGTACGCACAACACATGGTCAACAATGCTAGGCCATAAACCTCGACGCCGTCTCTAGCCCGCAGGGGACTCGGAGGCCGGCGCCACAACACCGCGTACAGCCGTTCCACTTGAGGTTTGTCCGCGTTGACCTATTATGACCATCGGCGGAATGCCAACCCAGTGCgcgcaagaccgcgttctccGAATCCGTCCTCCACACCGCGCCCCCCCCGGCGCGCGCCGCGACTCGTCACCCGGCACCACACGGGCCATTCGACCCCTCAAAAACAGAAACGGTTGCTGCCCGGACGCGCTGGGGAGTGACCGCCTCCCTATTCATAAAACACGTGGGCAATTTGTGGCACTGcgacaatatatacaaaacaatcatgCAGCCCTACACCGCCCAATCTGTATGTTCGATAGAAGCGCGGCCTAACACGTCCCCTCTAAAGAGTATACTGGGCTGATTTTTGCTCAGTGATACGATAAATCACTGCTGCGATTGCGTAATCAAACTTTCTAACCACACCATGGCCTAATTAGATGAACAACAACAAACCAACCCGCAAAATAACAAATCaagaagagaggaaagagaaataCACAATACATGTCAATAAACAATTAAGCACACGATTGCAGTTCCAAGCTATAAGAGCACTCTAGTGTCTCTGTGTCTTGGATCGGCACTCTCAAAGTCCACAATATACAGCGCCAGGTGAGCAGGAACGTTCACGCCCATCCAGTTGGCATGGCACTATATTATTACGATGGCTTCCATGAGCCATAGCTGATACGTCTGTGAAAAGCCAGTAGGGCTCAAATGGATCCGGAGTGCTGAGTGCCACGGACTCGCAGAGGGAAAGTTTCGGAACCTCAAATGCCGTCTGAGCTTCCTCCAAGCAACGTATCTGATTGGGTGCCACTTCCTCTGCTAACCACGTGAGCCGGTTCTCCACCTCTGCACATCCTCGGTCGTGCTCGCGATAGTGGCCACACAGTCCTAGCAGGCTGCGTAGTTTCTTTTTGGTGCACGGTGAAACCGGATTCTTAATTGCATCTATTTTTTCTAGATCTGGTGCGTGCGTCCCTGAGCCGACAATATGCCCGAGGCGATGAATGTGGGCTTGTGCAACTTGACACTTTTCTGGACTGGCTTTCAGCTCAGCCTTTTCTAGGGTAGAGTTAGCTAGCTGCACCCTACGAAACTCCTTTCACCGGCTTACCGGCTCATTTGATTGTTCTAACGCATGGACAGGCTCGGCCGGTGCTCCACGGGATGGCACAGAGCTGTTGGCCTTCAACAAAAGTTCCAAATCTTCATGGGTCAACAAACAATCCGTGCCCTCGATGAGCTCATTAGTCAACGCACAGAGTAGGTCGACGTTTTAGGGTTCCGCAGCCATATTCGGGCTATTTAACCTTACCGGCAACGTAGCCAGTTTTGCCTGGATAATTTTTCCAAAAGCAGACACCAATCTTACCATGCCTCACTGCTCCACGAGACTTTTCGAAAGCAGATTCTCCCGTATAACAGTTATTTCACTCCCTGTATCCATAATCTCAACTGTGGATACATCTCCACATGAGATAGGAATCAACTGTACTTTAGTCATCCCTTCACAGTTGCGTCTCACGGCTTTTATATTTGCAGTAAGGATTCCATCAGGAATCTCACTTCCCTCAGGTATCTCACCTACCGTCTCGTGGGCAATCGCCACCTTTTGTACCCTCTGCCTTGGCTCGATGGCCCTCTTTGATTGATTTATCTTATCGCTAGATTTCGGGCAATCCTTAGCCAAATGGCCCGAGCTGTGACACAAGTGACATTTGAGGGCGCCTTTCTCTACTCGGGGCATCCCTTGCCCCATGTCTGCCGCTGACGGCTTTGAAGCGTACCCTTTGCCTTTCACTTGTTCAAACGTTTGTAGCACTTTGGCGATCTCAGGTGGCTTAAGCCATCCCTCGCCTTCTCGTAGCCTCACGTACTCGAGACCCTCTATACCAAGGCCCGATTTTATACGATCCGCTACCATGAGTTCTGCCATCACCTCTACAGTGTCGGCCCCTCTCACTTGGAGGTAGTAAGAGAAATACGTTTTCACTCGCGACGCGAACTGTGACCACATCTCCTCCTTACGCTTCACTGCTCTCTCAAACCTCAGTAGATACTCCGCCGGAGAAAGCTTCAGTTCCATCAACACTGCCTCTTTAACTGACTTGTAATCTGTACTCTCTTCCTGGTTGAGGTTACGCAGTAGGTAGCGAATGCGTTCAGTTAGCGCTGGCATGACCAGATGCATGCGACTCTCATACGGTACCCTGTACGTAGCAAAAAGTTTTTCTACTTCCTCAAACCATAATGGTACATCCGCATCACACGGCAGGCGGAACCCTTTCAGCACTTTTGCGCATTGCTCGATGGAATCGAAACCCATCCGCCTCTGATCGCCCAACTCAGACCCAGTGCTCGGCAACGAATCATTGAGACATTCAGCACTCGTCCTTGTCGGCAACAGCCTTTCGTACTCAATCTGAAGTTGAAGCTTTTGAACTTCGAGCTCGAGCATTCTTGTATCATTTGGAATTTGCAAAGGCTGAGATACCTGCTGCGATAATTCCGGGCTCTGATTGGGTGCTCTCACTTCATTTGAGTTATCAAAATTTAGAATAGCGTCATTTGATAACTCCTGATTCCGATCCATTTCCGCCACAGTCGCACCCTCAACTCCATTAGACTCCATTGTCTCTGCGCCCCCGCGTGTCCTCACCAAGAGCTCTACACACCAACTGCCATGCCAACTTGAGAAAGACGCAAGAAATCCTGCTCACCCGTTGCTGAATGCACTGCCGTTTCCGGATCTCCTCCACGGTGCCGGACTTGGCTGCTTTGGGGTCTTCTCGAAGTTGCAGGAGGTGGCCGTTGAATGACTTGATCTTCTCACCACTGGTCCAGTATTTGATGTTGTAGATCTCGCCGATCCTGCCGACTGCGCcagttaagtttgttctttgtccttgaagtcgatgaaagtctcttcaaggtgattatcggcgttgatgaagcaggaggcaggtcggaggtaacaaaacttgaggatatattgcaacgaaaatatttacacagaCAAATGCAGAGTTAGCAAGACAACACTGATtcaaaacacacaagtaaacagcgccttactcttctacttttcttaagttagagcctaggacaactgtcactacatacgaccaaccgagtctaactgttctaccactaagtggttacggcccagactagcattctatcgtacggagtcttactgatctatcaggtttagtgattacagcctagactgaggaacaagcacctcgtctcgattgttatagatgaaagagacaaagaaaaagggcggtaggaccgttggcccatcccacggaagcaattgccaatgagagctgaaagtttgtgaagccacaacccaaagggatgggcttacaATTAAAAGTAAATGTAATTGGAAAACAACCCTGCTTTCCTTCTTTCCGCAACTCCGTTTCTCTCTGCTATTTCCATgtggtcagtgacggcctcagcaaacacgcc encodes the following:
- the LOC125940658 gene encoding uncharacterized protein LOC125940658 — translated: MESNGVEGATVAEMDRNQELSNDAILNFDNSNEVRAPNQSPELSQQVSQPLQIPNDTRMLELEVQKLQLQIEYERLLPTRTSAECLNDSLPSTGSELGDQRRMGFDSIEQCAKVLKGFRLPCDADVPLWFEEVEKLFATYRVPYESRMHLVMPALTERIRYLLRNLNQEESTDYKSVKEAVLMELKLSPAEYLLRFERAVKRKEEMWSQFASRVKTYFSYYLQVRGADTVEVMAELMVADRIKSGLGIEGLEYVRLREGEGWLKPPEIAKVLQTFEQVKGKGYASKPSAADMGQGMPRVEKGALKCHLCHSSGHLAKDCPKSSDKINQSKRAIEPRQRVQKVAIAHETVGEIPEGSEIPDGILTANIKAVRRNCEGMTKVQLIPISCGDVSTVEIMDTGSEITVIRENLLSKSLVEQ